Proteins from one Oncorhynchus gorbuscha isolate QuinsamMale2020 ecotype Even-year linkage group LG18, OgorEven_v1.0, whole genome shotgun sequence genomic window:
- the LOC124004295 gene encoding uncharacterized protein LOC124004295 isoform X6, with amino-acid sequence MTLFIPDMAGHLFLLILLFDTFQYLKAKGGRKNLPDSSCSQTLTGTELLKRADQTFPDVVKVTCYYAVWKSHTSPFSDPVSVTVQDPKPDITVNIYEDFNIICLIPGSVSPDTTCNLYVGEESQLSFTAKIMKRKAISASGQQFCQFTPKHSDLISRLQSVRRKEVSCDYRLSSGPNSLSPRSDGHSFTDLVGVHISDPTTIQTPSIAVGLTPGPLSTLPPSMTASPTEGLTSPLTPSTAVNPTSGESSTESVLAVSTVTSTLTPDITVRPTTMQCFKGLTSPLAPSTAVNPTSEVQLWQTAVCMASGVGVFLMGLTAVYLCRRTKKTNSQRPTARQDDHSQCDLVMGAMSSAGMLDSRDAGIYSLITSVPSTFLPSGPFEENGKSSENDNSDMYHVYSSIPDRPATSAQPDGLYSLLQTH; translated from the exons ATGACATTGTTCATCCCTGATATGGCTGGTCATCTGTTTTTGCTCATCCTCCTTTTCG ATACCTTCCAGTACCTCAAAGCCAAAG GGGGGAGGAAGAATCTTCCAGACTCATCCTGTAGTCAGACACTCACAGGAACAGAGCTGCTCAAAAGGGCAGATCAAACGTTTCCAGATGTGGTCAAAGTGACGTGTTACTATGCTGTATGGAAGTCTCACACATCTCCTTTTAGTGACCCTGTCTCAGTCACTGTTCAGG ATCCAAAACCAGACATTACAGTCAATATTTATGAGGACTTCAACATCATCTGTTTGATTCCTGGATCCGTCAGTCCTGACACCACCTGTAACCTGTATGTTGGAGAGGAGAGTCAGCTATCCTTCACAGCAAAGATCATGAAGAGAAAAGCCATCTCAGCATCCGGACAGCAGTTCTGTCAATTCACTCCAAAACATAGTGATCTGATCAGTCGTCTACAGTCAGTGAGGCGGAAGGAGGTGAGCTGTGACTACAGATTGAGCTCAGgaccaaactctctctctccacgcagTGATGGGCACAGCTTTACAG ATCTGGTGGGAGTTCACATCAGTGATCCAACAACTATACAGACACCTTCTATTGCAG TGGGTTTGACTCCAGGTCCTTTGTCTACTTTGCCTCCCAGCATGACAGCGAGTCCTACAGAAG GTTTGACCTCTCCTTTGACCCCCAGTACAGCAGTGAATCCTACATCAG GAGAAAGCTCCACAGAAAGCGTTCTGG CAGTTTCGACTGTTACTTCTACTTTGACCCCTGACATCACAGTGAGACCAACTA CAATGCAGTGTTTTAAAG GTTTGACCTCTCCTTTGGCCCCCAGCACAGCAGTGAATCCTACATCAG AGGTGCAATTATGGCAGACAGCAGTGTGTATGGCTTCTGGAGTGGGTGTGTTCTTAATGGGATTGACAGCTGTCTATCTCTGCAGGAGGACCA AGAAAACCAATTCTCAGAG acctacagccagacaggatgatcacagCCAAT GTGATTTGGTGATGGGAGCTATGAGCAGTGCAGGCATGTTGGATTCAAGAGATGCTGGGATCTATTCTCTCATCACTTCTGTACCGTCCACGTTTTTGCCCTCAG GTCCTTTTGAAGAAAATGGAAAGTCATCTGAAAACGACAAT TCTGATATGTACCATGTATACAGCTCAATCCCCGACAGACCAGCAACCTCAGCCCAGCCGGATGGGTTGTACAGTCTTCTACAGACACACTGA
- the LOC124004295 gene encoding uncharacterized protein LOC124004295 isoform X1 produces MTLFIPDMAGHLFLLILLFDTFQYLKAKDPPQPSLTVIPAVIKERDSVQLNCQTSPPVSECYFKIEGNVEFTLPSPCQQTLTGTLLVRWTGQSSPAEVKIQCQYSAKGSQFRSIYSEPSTVTIQDLPQLTVSSTVIRETESVQLSCETPPSLHVSHCYFYIGGRKNLPDSSCSQTLTGTELLKRADQTFPDVVKVTCYYAVWKSHTSPFSDPVSVTVQDPKPDITVNIYEDFNIICLIPGSVSPDTTCNLYVGEESQLSFTAKIMKRKAISASGQQFCQFTPKHSDLISRLQSVRRKEVSCDYRLSSGPNSLSPRSDGHSFTDLVGVHISDPTTIQTPSIAVGLTPGPLSTLPPSMTASPTEGLTSPLTPSTAVNPTSGESSTESVLAVSTVTSTLTPDITVRPTTMQCFKGLTSPLAPSTAVNPTSEVQLWQTAVCMASGVGVFLMGLTAVYLCRRTKKTNSQRPTARQDDHSQCDLVMGAMSSAGMLDSRDAGIYSLITSVPSTFLPSGPFEENGKSSENDNSDMYHVYSSIPDRPATSAQPDGLYSLLQTH; encoded by the exons ATGACATTGTTCATCCCTGATATGGCTGGTCATCTGTTTTTGCTCATCCTCCTTTTCG ATACCTTCCAGTACCTCAAAGCCAAAG ACCCTCCTCAGCCCAGTCTAACAGTGATTCCTGCAGTCATCAAAGAGAGAGACTCAGTTCAGCTGAACTGTCAGACTTCTCCACCTGTCTCTGAGTGTTACTTCAAAATAGAGGGGAATGTAGAATTCACCCTTCCATCACCCTGTCAACAGACACTCACAGGAACACTACTGGTGAGGTGGACAGGTCAGAGTTCCCCAGCTGAGGTCAAAATCCAATGTCAGTACAGTGCTAAAGGTTCACAGTTCAGATCCATATACAGTGAACCTTCAACAGTCACAATTCAGG ACCTTCCTCAGCTGACAGTGAGTTCTACAgtcatcagagagacagaatcagTTCAGCTGAGTTGTGagactcctccatctctccatgtgtctcaCTGTTACTTCTACATAGGGGGGAGGAAGAATCTTCCAGACTCATCCTGTAGTCAGACACTCACAGGAACAGAGCTGCTCAAAAGGGCAGATCAAACGTTTCCAGATGTGGTCAAAGTGACGTGTTACTATGCTGTATGGAAGTCTCACACATCTCCTTTTAGTGACCCTGTCTCAGTCACTGTTCAGG ATCCAAAACCAGACATTACAGTCAATATTTATGAGGACTTCAACATCATCTGTTTGATTCCTGGATCCGTCAGTCCTGACACCACCTGTAACCTGTATGTTGGAGAGGAGAGTCAGCTATCCTTCACAGCAAAGATCATGAAGAGAAAAGCCATCTCAGCATCCGGACAGCAGTTCTGTCAATTCACTCCAAAACATAGTGATCTGATCAGTCGTCTACAGTCAGTGAGGCGGAAGGAGGTGAGCTGTGACTACAGATTGAGCTCAGgaccaaactctctctctccacgcagTGATGGGCACAGCTTTACAG ATCTGGTGGGAGTTCACATCAGTGATCCAACAACTATACAGACACCTTCTATTGCAG TGGGTTTGACTCCAGGTCCTTTGTCTACTTTGCCTCCCAGCATGACAGCGAGTCCTACAGAAG GTTTGACCTCTCCTTTGACCCCCAGTACAGCAGTGAATCCTACATCAG GAGAAAGCTCCACAGAAAGCGTTCTGG CAGTTTCGACTGTTACTTCTACTTTGACCCCTGACATCACAGTGAGACCAACTA CAATGCAGTGTTTTAAAG GTTTGACCTCTCCTTTGGCCCCCAGCACAGCAGTGAATCCTACATCAG AGGTGCAATTATGGCAGACAGCAGTGTGTATGGCTTCTGGAGTGGGTGTGTTCTTAATGGGATTGACAGCTGTCTATCTCTGCAGGAGGACCA AGAAAACCAATTCTCAGAG acctacagccagacaggatgatcacagCCAAT GTGATTTGGTGATGGGAGCTATGAGCAGTGCAGGCATGTTGGATTCAAGAGATGCTGGGATCTATTCTCTCATCACTTCTGTACCGTCCACGTTTTTGCCCTCAG GTCCTTTTGAAGAAAATGGAAAGTCATCTGAAAACGACAAT TCTGATATGTACCATGTATACAGCTCAATCCCCGACAGACCAGCAACCTCAGCCCAGCCGGATGGGTTGTACAGTCTTCTACAGACACACTGA
- the LOC124004295 gene encoding uncharacterized protein LOC124004295 isoform X5, whose amino-acid sequence MTLFIPDMAGHLFLLILLFDTFQYLKAKDPPQPSLTVIPAVIKERDSVQLNCQTSPPVSECYFKIEGNVEFTLPSPCQQTLTGTLLVRWTGQSSPAEVKIQCQYSAKGSQFRSIYSEPSTVTIQDLPQLTVSSTVIRETESVQLSCETPPSLHVSHCYFYIGGRKNLPDSSCSQTLTGTELLKRADQTFPDVVKVTCYYAVWKSHTSPFSDPVSVTVQDPKPDITVNIYEDFNIICLIPGSVSPDTTCNLYVGEESQLSFTAKIMKRKAISASGQQFCQFTPKHSDLISRLQSVRRKEVSCDYRLSSGPNSLSPRSDGHSFTDLVGVHISDPTTIQTPSIAVGLTPGPLSTLPPSMTASPTEGLTSPLTPSTAVNPTSEVQLWQTAVCMASGVGVFLMGLTAVYLCRRTKKTNSQRPTARQDDHSQCDLVMGAMSSAGMLDSRDAGIYSLITSVPSTFLPSGPFEENGKSSENDNSDMYHVYSSIPDRPATSAQPDGLYSLLQTH is encoded by the exons ATGACATTGTTCATCCCTGATATGGCTGGTCATCTGTTTTTGCTCATCCTCCTTTTCG ATACCTTCCAGTACCTCAAAGCCAAAG ACCCTCCTCAGCCCAGTCTAACAGTGATTCCTGCAGTCATCAAAGAGAGAGACTCAGTTCAGCTGAACTGTCAGACTTCTCCACCTGTCTCTGAGTGTTACTTCAAAATAGAGGGGAATGTAGAATTCACCCTTCCATCACCCTGTCAACAGACACTCACAGGAACACTACTGGTGAGGTGGACAGGTCAGAGTTCCCCAGCTGAGGTCAAAATCCAATGTCAGTACAGTGCTAAAGGTTCACAGTTCAGATCCATATACAGTGAACCTTCAACAGTCACAATTCAGG ACCTTCCTCAGCTGACAGTGAGTTCTACAgtcatcagagagacagaatcagTTCAGCTGAGTTGTGagactcctccatctctccatgtgtctcaCTGTTACTTCTACATAGGGGGGAGGAAGAATCTTCCAGACTCATCCTGTAGTCAGACACTCACAGGAACAGAGCTGCTCAAAAGGGCAGATCAAACGTTTCCAGATGTGGTCAAAGTGACGTGTTACTATGCTGTATGGAAGTCTCACACATCTCCTTTTAGTGACCCTGTCTCAGTCACTGTTCAGG ATCCAAAACCAGACATTACAGTCAATATTTATGAGGACTTCAACATCATCTGTTTGATTCCTGGATCCGTCAGTCCTGACACCACCTGTAACCTGTATGTTGGAGAGGAGAGTCAGCTATCCTTCACAGCAAAGATCATGAAGAGAAAAGCCATCTCAGCATCCGGACAGCAGTTCTGTCAATTCACTCCAAAACATAGTGATCTGATCAGTCGTCTACAGTCAGTGAGGCGGAAGGAGGTGAGCTGTGACTACAGATTGAGCTCAGgaccaaactctctctctccacgcagTGATGGGCACAGCTTTACAG ATCTGGTGGGAGTTCACATCAGTGATCCAACAACTATACAGACACCTTCTATTGCAG TGGGTTTGACTCCAGGTCCTTTGTCTACTTTGCCTCCCAGCATGACAGCGAGTCCTACAGAAG GTTTGACCTCTCCTTTGACCCCCAGTACAGCAGTGAATCCTACATCAG AGGTGCAATTATGGCAGACAGCAGTGTGTATGGCTTCTGGAGTGGGTGTGTTCTTAATGGGATTGACAGCTGTCTATCTCTGCAGGAGGACCA AGAAAACCAATTCTCAGAG acctacagccagacaggatgatcacagCCAAT GTGATTTGGTGATGGGAGCTATGAGCAGTGCAGGCATGTTGGATTCAAGAGATGCTGGGATCTATTCTCTCATCACTTCTGTACCGTCCACGTTTTTGCCCTCAG GTCCTTTTGAAGAAAATGGAAAGTCATCTGAAAACGACAAT TCTGATATGTACCATGTATACAGCTCAATCCCCGACAGACCAGCAACCTCAGCCCAGCCGGATGGGTTGTACAGTCTTCTACAGACACACTGA
- the LOC124004295 gene encoding uncharacterized protein LOC124004295 isoform X2 — translation MTLFIPDMAGHLFLLILLFDTFQYLKAKDPPQPSLTVIPAVIKERDSVQLNCQTSPPVSECYFKIEGNVEFTLPSPCQQTLTGTLLVRWTGQSSPAEVKIQCQYSAKGSQFRSIYSEPSTVTIQDLPQLTVSSTVIRETESVQLSCETPPSLHVSHCYFYIGGRKNLPDSSCSQTLTGTELLKRADQTFPDVVKVTCYYAVWKSHTSPFSDPVSVTVQDPKPDITVNIYEDFNIICLIPGSVSPDTTCNLYVGEESQLSFTAKIMKRKAISASGQQFCQFTPKHSDLISRLQSVRRKEVSCDYRLSSGPNSLSPRSDGHSFTDLVGVHISDPTTIQTPSIAVGLTPGPLSTLPPSMTASPTEGLTSPLTPSTAVNPTSGESSTESVLVSTVTSTLTPDITVRPTTMQCFKGLTSPLAPSTAVNPTSEVQLWQTAVCMASGVGVFLMGLTAVYLCRRTKKTNSQRPTARQDDHSQCDLVMGAMSSAGMLDSRDAGIYSLITSVPSTFLPSGPFEENGKSSENDNSDMYHVYSSIPDRPATSAQPDGLYSLLQTH, via the exons ATGACATTGTTCATCCCTGATATGGCTGGTCATCTGTTTTTGCTCATCCTCCTTTTCG ATACCTTCCAGTACCTCAAAGCCAAAG ACCCTCCTCAGCCCAGTCTAACAGTGATTCCTGCAGTCATCAAAGAGAGAGACTCAGTTCAGCTGAACTGTCAGACTTCTCCACCTGTCTCTGAGTGTTACTTCAAAATAGAGGGGAATGTAGAATTCACCCTTCCATCACCCTGTCAACAGACACTCACAGGAACACTACTGGTGAGGTGGACAGGTCAGAGTTCCCCAGCTGAGGTCAAAATCCAATGTCAGTACAGTGCTAAAGGTTCACAGTTCAGATCCATATACAGTGAACCTTCAACAGTCACAATTCAGG ACCTTCCTCAGCTGACAGTGAGTTCTACAgtcatcagagagacagaatcagTTCAGCTGAGTTGTGagactcctccatctctccatgtgtctcaCTGTTACTTCTACATAGGGGGGAGGAAGAATCTTCCAGACTCATCCTGTAGTCAGACACTCACAGGAACAGAGCTGCTCAAAAGGGCAGATCAAACGTTTCCAGATGTGGTCAAAGTGACGTGTTACTATGCTGTATGGAAGTCTCACACATCTCCTTTTAGTGACCCTGTCTCAGTCACTGTTCAGG ATCCAAAACCAGACATTACAGTCAATATTTATGAGGACTTCAACATCATCTGTTTGATTCCTGGATCCGTCAGTCCTGACACCACCTGTAACCTGTATGTTGGAGAGGAGAGTCAGCTATCCTTCACAGCAAAGATCATGAAGAGAAAAGCCATCTCAGCATCCGGACAGCAGTTCTGTCAATTCACTCCAAAACATAGTGATCTGATCAGTCGTCTACAGTCAGTGAGGCGGAAGGAGGTGAGCTGTGACTACAGATTGAGCTCAGgaccaaactctctctctccacgcagTGATGGGCACAGCTTTACAG ATCTGGTGGGAGTTCACATCAGTGATCCAACAACTATACAGACACCTTCTATTGCAG TGGGTTTGACTCCAGGTCCTTTGTCTACTTTGCCTCCCAGCATGACAGCGAGTCCTACAGAAG GTTTGACCTCTCCTTTGACCCCCAGTACAGCAGTGAATCCTACATCAG GAGAAAGCTCCACAGAAAGCGTTCTGG TTTCGACTGTTACTTCTACTTTGACCCCTGACATCACAGTGAGACCAACTA CAATGCAGTGTTTTAAAG GTTTGACCTCTCCTTTGGCCCCCAGCACAGCAGTGAATCCTACATCAG AGGTGCAATTATGGCAGACAGCAGTGTGTATGGCTTCTGGAGTGGGTGTGTTCTTAATGGGATTGACAGCTGTCTATCTCTGCAGGAGGACCA AGAAAACCAATTCTCAGAG acctacagccagacaggatgatcacagCCAAT GTGATTTGGTGATGGGAGCTATGAGCAGTGCAGGCATGTTGGATTCAAGAGATGCTGGGATCTATTCTCTCATCACTTCTGTACCGTCCACGTTTTTGCCCTCAG GTCCTTTTGAAGAAAATGGAAAGTCATCTGAAAACGACAAT TCTGATATGTACCATGTATACAGCTCAATCCCCGACAGACCAGCAACCTCAGCCCAGCCGGATGGGTTGTACAGTCTTCTACAGACACACTGA
- the LOC124004295 gene encoding uncharacterized protein LOC124004295 isoform X3 has translation MTLFIPDMAGHLFLLILLFDTFQYLKAKDPPQPSLTVIPAVIKERDSVQLNCQTSPPVSECYFKIEGNVEFTLPSPCQQTLTGTLLVRWTGQSSPAEVKIQCQYSAKGSQFRSIYSEPSTVTIQDLPQLTVSSTVIRETESVQLSCETPPSLHVSHCYFYIGGRKNLPDSSCSQTLTGTELLKRADQTFPDVVKVTCYYAVWKSHTSPFSDPVSVTVQDPKPDITVNIYEDFNIICLIPGSVSPDTTCNLYVGEESQLSFTAKIMKRKAISASGQQFCQFTPKHSDLISRLQSVRRKEVSCDYRLSSGPNSLSPRSDGHSFTDLVGVHISDPTTIQTPSIAVGLTPGPLSTLPPSMTASPTEGLTSPLTPSTAVNPTSGESSTESVLAVSTVTSTLTPDITVRPTSLTSPLAPSTAVNPTSEVQLWQTAVCMASGVGVFLMGLTAVYLCRRTKKTNSQRPTARQDDHSQCDLVMGAMSSAGMLDSRDAGIYSLITSVPSTFLPSGPFEENGKSSENDNSDMYHVYSSIPDRPATSAQPDGLYSLLQTH, from the exons ATGACATTGTTCATCCCTGATATGGCTGGTCATCTGTTTTTGCTCATCCTCCTTTTCG ATACCTTCCAGTACCTCAAAGCCAAAG ACCCTCCTCAGCCCAGTCTAACAGTGATTCCTGCAGTCATCAAAGAGAGAGACTCAGTTCAGCTGAACTGTCAGACTTCTCCACCTGTCTCTGAGTGTTACTTCAAAATAGAGGGGAATGTAGAATTCACCCTTCCATCACCCTGTCAACAGACACTCACAGGAACACTACTGGTGAGGTGGACAGGTCAGAGTTCCCCAGCTGAGGTCAAAATCCAATGTCAGTACAGTGCTAAAGGTTCACAGTTCAGATCCATATACAGTGAACCTTCAACAGTCACAATTCAGG ACCTTCCTCAGCTGACAGTGAGTTCTACAgtcatcagagagacagaatcagTTCAGCTGAGTTGTGagactcctccatctctccatgtgtctcaCTGTTACTTCTACATAGGGGGGAGGAAGAATCTTCCAGACTCATCCTGTAGTCAGACACTCACAGGAACAGAGCTGCTCAAAAGGGCAGATCAAACGTTTCCAGATGTGGTCAAAGTGACGTGTTACTATGCTGTATGGAAGTCTCACACATCTCCTTTTAGTGACCCTGTCTCAGTCACTGTTCAGG ATCCAAAACCAGACATTACAGTCAATATTTATGAGGACTTCAACATCATCTGTTTGATTCCTGGATCCGTCAGTCCTGACACCACCTGTAACCTGTATGTTGGAGAGGAGAGTCAGCTATCCTTCACAGCAAAGATCATGAAGAGAAAAGCCATCTCAGCATCCGGACAGCAGTTCTGTCAATTCACTCCAAAACATAGTGATCTGATCAGTCGTCTACAGTCAGTGAGGCGGAAGGAGGTGAGCTGTGACTACAGATTGAGCTCAGgaccaaactctctctctccacgcagTGATGGGCACAGCTTTACAG ATCTGGTGGGAGTTCACATCAGTGATCCAACAACTATACAGACACCTTCTATTGCAG TGGGTTTGACTCCAGGTCCTTTGTCTACTTTGCCTCCCAGCATGACAGCGAGTCCTACAGAAG GTTTGACCTCTCCTTTGACCCCCAGTACAGCAGTGAATCCTACATCAG GAGAAAGCTCCACAGAAAGCGTTCTGG CAGTTTCGACTGTTACTTCTACTTTGACCCCTGACATCACAGTGAGACCAACTA GTTTGACCTCTCCTTTGGCCCCCAGCACAGCAGTGAATCCTACATCAG AGGTGCAATTATGGCAGACAGCAGTGTGTATGGCTTCTGGAGTGGGTGTGTTCTTAATGGGATTGACAGCTGTCTATCTCTGCAGGAGGACCA AGAAAACCAATTCTCAGAG acctacagccagacaggatgatcacagCCAAT GTGATTTGGTGATGGGAGCTATGAGCAGTGCAGGCATGTTGGATTCAAGAGATGCTGGGATCTATTCTCTCATCACTTCTGTACCGTCCACGTTTTTGCCCTCAG GTCCTTTTGAAGAAAATGGAAAGTCATCTGAAAACGACAAT TCTGATATGTACCATGTATACAGCTCAATCCCCGACAGACCAGCAACCTCAGCCCAGCCGGATGGGTTGTACAGTCTTCTACAGACACACTGA
- the LOC124004295 gene encoding uncharacterized protein LOC124004295 isoform X4, whose product MTLFIPDMAGHLFLLILLFDTFQYLKAKDPPQPSLTVIPAVIKERDSVQLNCQTSPPVSECYFKIEGNVEFTLPSPCQQTLTGTLLVRWTGQSSPAEVKIQCQYSAKGSQFRSIYSEPSTVTIQDLPQLTVSSTVIRETESVQLSCETPPSLHVSHCYFYIGGRKNLPDSSCSQTLTGTELLKRADQTFPDVVKVTCYYAVWKSHTSPFSDPVSVTVQDPKPDITVNIYEDFNIICLIPGSVSPDTTCNLYVGEESQLSFTAKIMKRKAISASGQQFCQFTPKHSDLISRLQSVRRKEVSCDYRLSSGPNSLSPRSDGHSFTDLVGVHISDPTTIQTPSIAVGLTPGPLSTLPPSMTASPTEGLTSPLTPSTAVNPTSGESSTESVLVSTVTSTLTPDITVRPTSLTSPLAPSTAVNPTSEVQLWQTAVCMASGVGVFLMGLTAVYLCRRTKKTNSQRPTARQDDHSQCDLVMGAMSSAGMLDSRDAGIYSLITSVPSTFLPSGPFEENGKSSENDNSDMYHVYSSIPDRPATSAQPDGLYSLLQTH is encoded by the exons ATGACATTGTTCATCCCTGATATGGCTGGTCATCTGTTTTTGCTCATCCTCCTTTTCG ATACCTTCCAGTACCTCAAAGCCAAAG ACCCTCCTCAGCCCAGTCTAACAGTGATTCCTGCAGTCATCAAAGAGAGAGACTCAGTTCAGCTGAACTGTCAGACTTCTCCACCTGTCTCTGAGTGTTACTTCAAAATAGAGGGGAATGTAGAATTCACCCTTCCATCACCCTGTCAACAGACACTCACAGGAACACTACTGGTGAGGTGGACAGGTCAGAGTTCCCCAGCTGAGGTCAAAATCCAATGTCAGTACAGTGCTAAAGGTTCACAGTTCAGATCCATATACAGTGAACCTTCAACAGTCACAATTCAGG ACCTTCCTCAGCTGACAGTGAGTTCTACAgtcatcagagagacagaatcagTTCAGCTGAGTTGTGagactcctccatctctccatgtgtctcaCTGTTACTTCTACATAGGGGGGAGGAAGAATCTTCCAGACTCATCCTGTAGTCAGACACTCACAGGAACAGAGCTGCTCAAAAGGGCAGATCAAACGTTTCCAGATGTGGTCAAAGTGACGTGTTACTATGCTGTATGGAAGTCTCACACATCTCCTTTTAGTGACCCTGTCTCAGTCACTGTTCAGG ATCCAAAACCAGACATTACAGTCAATATTTATGAGGACTTCAACATCATCTGTTTGATTCCTGGATCCGTCAGTCCTGACACCACCTGTAACCTGTATGTTGGAGAGGAGAGTCAGCTATCCTTCACAGCAAAGATCATGAAGAGAAAAGCCATCTCAGCATCCGGACAGCAGTTCTGTCAATTCACTCCAAAACATAGTGATCTGATCAGTCGTCTACAGTCAGTGAGGCGGAAGGAGGTGAGCTGTGACTACAGATTGAGCTCAGgaccaaactctctctctccacgcagTGATGGGCACAGCTTTACAG ATCTGGTGGGAGTTCACATCAGTGATCCAACAACTATACAGACACCTTCTATTGCAG TGGGTTTGACTCCAGGTCCTTTGTCTACTTTGCCTCCCAGCATGACAGCGAGTCCTACAGAAG GTTTGACCTCTCCTTTGACCCCCAGTACAGCAGTGAATCCTACATCAG GAGAAAGCTCCACAGAAAGCGTTCTGG TTTCGACTGTTACTTCTACTTTGACCCCTGACATCACAGTGAGACCAACTA GTTTGACCTCTCCTTTGGCCCCCAGCACAGCAGTGAATCCTACATCAG AGGTGCAATTATGGCAGACAGCAGTGTGTATGGCTTCTGGAGTGGGTGTGTTCTTAATGGGATTGACAGCTGTCTATCTCTGCAGGAGGACCA AGAAAACCAATTCTCAGAG acctacagccagacaggatgatcacagCCAAT GTGATTTGGTGATGGGAGCTATGAGCAGTGCAGGCATGTTGGATTCAAGAGATGCTGGGATCTATTCTCTCATCACTTCTGTACCGTCCACGTTTTTGCCCTCAG GTCCTTTTGAAGAAAATGGAAAGTCATCTGAAAACGACAAT TCTGATATGTACCATGTATACAGCTCAATCCCCGACAGACCAGCAACCTCAGCCCAGCCGGATGGGTTGTACAGTCTTCTACAGACACACTGA